From one Acipenser ruthenus chromosome 21, fAciRut3.2 maternal haplotype, whole genome shotgun sequence genomic stretch:
- the LOC117428404 gene encoding tyrosine-protein phosphatase non-receptor type 9-like: MAAHLTAEEEQATKQFLEEISKWTTQHRVSPLSWNVAVKFLMARKFDVLRAIELFHCYRETRLKEGIVKLKPQEEPLRSELLSGKFTVLSVRDPSGASIALFTAKLHHPHKMGHHVVLQALFYLLDRAVESFETQRNGLVFIYDMAGSNYTHFELDLSKKILSLLKGAFPARLKKVFIVGAPVWFRVPYNLLSLLLKEKLRERVQMVKMADLRQHMPRDCLPEHLGGVLALDPLSWNRQLLAGQNGHADPLDELVALPTGPSREEPSVHTPGLESMTLQELVEHLRLVPRTGIYEEYDEIRRETPPGTFNCALAACNQDKNRYGDVLCLDQTRVRLKTGRNEKSDYINASFMDGYKQKNAYIGTQGPLENTYPDFWRMIWEQNVLVIVMTTRTDEGGRKKCGQYWPLEMNGQEVYGHIAVVNQRVDNHSHYNLTTLELHNTETCEQRQVTHCQYLSWPDYGVPSSAGTLLDFLGVVKRQQKQAVKALGPPWKGHPAGPPIVVHCSAGIGRTGTLCALDICLSQLQDVGTLNIYQTVRRMRTQRAFSIQTSDQYYFCYTSILEYAQRQGALTANQ; encoded by the exons ATGGCAGCGCACCTAACGGCAGAAGAagaacag GCTACAAAGCAGTTCCTAGAGGAAATCAGCAAGTGGACAACACAGCACAGAGTCTCCCCACTCTCCTGGAATGTGGCCGTCAAGTTCCTCATGGCCCGAAAGTTTGACGTCCTGAGAGCCATCGAACTGTTTCACTGCTACAGG GAGACTCGCCTGAAGGAAGGAATCGTGAAGCTCAAACCACAGGAGGAGCCGCTGCGCTCGGAGCTGCTGAGCGGCAAGTTCACAGTGCTG AGTGTTCGAGATCCATCCGGTGCCTCCATCGCCCTCTTCACAGCCAAGCTGCATCACCCCCACAAGATGGGGCACCATGTGGTCCTGCAGGCCTTGTTCTATCTGTTGGACCGAGCTGTGGAGAG CTTTGAAACCCAAAGGAATGGCCTGGTGTTTATATATGACATGGCTGGCTCCAATTACACTCACTTCGAACTGGATCTCAGTAAAAAGATCCTGAGCTTGTTGAAG GGTGCCTTCCCAGCCCGGCTGAAGAAGGTGTTTATTGTCGGGGCACCTGTCTGGTTCAGAGTGCCCTACAACCTGCTGAGTCTGCTACTGAAGGAGAAGCTGCGCGAGAGG GTTCAGATGGTGAAGATGGCTGACCTGCGGCAGCACATGCCCCGTGACTGCCTTCCTGAGCACCTGGGTGGGGTGCTGGCTCTGGACCCTCTGAGCTGGAACCGGCAGCTGCTGGCTGGGCAGAACGGCCACGCAGACCCcctggatgagctggtggcaCTGCCCACAGGGCCGAGCCGCGAAGAGCCGTCCGTCCACACCCCCGGCCTGGAGTCCATGACCCTGCAGGAGCTGGTGGAGCATCTGAGGCTGGTGCCGCGCACTGGGATCTATGAGGAGTACGATGAGATCCGCCGTGAAACCCCTCCTGGCACCTTCAACTGCGCCCT AGCTGCTTGTAACCAGGACAAGAATCGCTACGGGGATGTTCTCTGTCTGGACCAGACAAGGGTTcgactgaagactggaagaaatGAG AAGTCCGACTATATAAATGCCAGCTTCATGGACGGTTACAAGCAGAAAAATGCCTACATCGGTACTCAAG GACCCCTGGAAAACACTTATCCTGATTTCTGGAGGATGATTTGGGAGCAGAACGTGTTAGTCATCGTCATGACCACCAg GACAGACGAAGGAGGGCGGAAGAAGTGCGGTCAGTACTGGCCTCTGGAGATGAACGGACAAGAGGTGTATGGCCATATTGCAGTGGTGAACCAGAGAGTGGACAACCACAGCCACTATAACCTGACCACTCTGGAGCTGCACAACACAGAA ACCTGTGAGCAGCGACAGGTGACCCACTGCCAGTACCTGAGCTGGCCGGATTATGGGGTACCGAGCTCGGCCGGAACACTCCTAGACTTCTTGGGCGTCGTGAAGCGGCAACAGAAGCAGGCGGTCAAGGCCCTGGGCCCTCCATGGAAGGGCCATCCAGCAGGACCACCTATAGTCGTCCACTGCAGTGCTGGAATCGGCAGAACAG GTACTCTGTGTGCTCTGGATATCTGCCTGTCCCAGCTGCAGGATGTGGGAACCCTCAACATTTACCAGACAGTACGGAGAATGAGGACTCAGCGTGCCTTCAGCATCCAGACCAGCGACCAGTACTACTTCTGCTACACCTCCATCCTGGAGTACGCCCAGCGACAGGGGGCCCTCACAGCCAATCAGTAA